From Ictidomys tridecemlineatus isolate mIctTri1 chromosome 2, mIctTri1.hap1, whole genome shotgun sequence, the proteins below share one genomic window:
- the LOC144375128 gene encoding protein Spindly-like, producing MEADIADLRSKLKEDEKERLKAAQYGLQLLESQSELQNQLDKCRNEMMTMTENLYESMDLKPSGNSGALEDNTYYTDLLQLKLENLNKENESSKSELSIQRRKALFESQRNPGYRAKTFCK from the exons atGGAGGCAGATATTGCAGATCTTCGAAGCAAGCTCAAAGAGGATGAAAAAGAGCGACTAAAAGCTGCACAGTATGGTTTACAACTATTGGAGAGCCAAAGTGAATTGCAAAATCAATTAGATAAATGTCGTAATGAAATGATGACCATGACTGAG aatttatatgAAAGTATGGATTTAAAACCTTCAGGCAACTCTGGTGCTCTGGAAGATAACACCTATTATACAGATTTACTTCAGCTAAAGCTTGAGAACTTAAA caaagaaaatgaaagcagcaaAAGTGAATTGTCCATACAGCGGAGGAAAGCATTGTTTGAGAGCCAGCGGAACCCTGGATATCGAGCAAAAACTTTTTGCAAATGA